A portion of the Calothrix sp. 336/3 genome contains these proteins:
- a CDS encoding glycosyltransferase yields the protein MLENYRIVAVTPAGRERYLEILLPYILENRPVIDEYHLWVNTNNEADIAYMKSLGDKYPDFIKLYFLDTPANGNETIRYFFQYCTDVNTIYVRIDDDICLITENAITELVNFRIKYPEYFIIYANILNNSICSYINQRRGSFKDTHGKVTYDVFCDIGWKSGKFAESIHYQFLHDYQQGNIKHYEYPFWILSDFERVSVNFIAWFGKDFAEFDGIVEGVDEEEWLSVDKPKQINRYNCICGTSIVSHFSYFTQREYLENHTDVLQRYKKLADKLLMASNFSTTSELISPQDLSILAIHDDIDSEKQISSHTDQQLAPQERKKRLIIFQSGWNWDFLWNRFQPLAQSLSEYCTVIYLDAGFVSATAESQKIGELIQLSNSLYRYVWYAPDGYSSCPWFWVLNDRNTAEYQTLLSDISQLVNGHEEVWLYNCRPALEGLLDLIQWDNIIVDVEDPWLSLDWGIKIQETGVLDNFWKSANVIFANGKIIAEEYQPLVNKTIHSLPNGVDDALVKSLSISLPYPKFINTDSPRHKAIFTGFINNRVNFDLLREVVIHSLDFDFYFVGMESIPNNDLGIWNELKSQENFYYIPPVNHEEISGVLQAADVLILPYKTTTSAQMFPAKIYEYLAAQKIIASSIDFSIHSEEIPSLITYDSAQALIDILKSVACQEISLSNLQKQKCQQIAFQNTWNKRAKELLRIAHQENSNSQKITETKIHISSIPKIEPVLETSRPFWSVMIPTYNCAEYLRETLKSVLAQDPGAEYMQIEVIDDFSTKDDSEAVVREIGEGRVTFYRQPQNSGIAINFTTCIQRAKGQWVHILHGDDMVAPGFYRQMQASLEKQETVGAAFCRQIFVDENTQWQGLSYLEQLNPGILTNFIERLAIAQRIETPSIVVRRDVYEKLGGFHLELSHAADWEMWKRIATYYPVWYEPQPLVYYRRHGASDTSRLLTTGANVVDKRKSIEITERYLPRYLAKTLSDQARRVSAIAAIQTAKHMLFREDKNAAIAQIYQGLQCSEHPNVISSTINLINSRKELLQDLINLAAENLGNTTSESAIIKIQEYFNNPITSEEAITTNIIIDGVAFQVLEPSGISRVWTSLLEAWVESGFAQHLMVLNRGGTAPIISGIRYIDFPAYSYGNIEDDRNLIQEVCDKVGAEIFISTYHTTTVSTPTVFLAHDMIPEAMGWNLAAPMWREKHRSILAANAYIAVSENTANDLVKFFPRIPRESVTVAKNGVNHQIFTPSSVEEISKFQKTYGIRKPYFLLVGIDDERKNRNLFFQAFSQLVNKDGFEIVITGSNSLIDAEIRQYTLGTTIHNLYLDDEELVTAYGGAIALVYPSKYEGFGLPIIEAMACGCPVITCPHSAILEVGADAAIYVNPQDINGLADALMEVQKPSIRKRLIAAGLNQSAKFSWLNMADIISQKLLDMTLPKLNLKTKNFIIFPDWQQSEEIIGEELQGVIRAIATNPDSENITLLIETSQIPPEDAELFISSVTMGLLMEEDIDISEGLGISLVDNLSENQWESLLTQIQGRIALIHEDKEKMIQVRADNLVNFALDNLENISDNIFLNLPFPAQ from the coding sequence ATGTTAGAGAATTATCGGATAGTCGCTGTTACTCCTGCGGGAAGAGAAAGATATTTAGAAATTCTCCTACCCTATATATTAGAGAATCGACCTGTAATCGATGAATATCATTTATGGGTTAATACTAATAATGAGGCAGATATTGCTTATATGAAATCTTTGGGGGATAAATATCCTGATTTTATTAAGTTATATTTCCTCGATACTCCTGCTAATGGCAACGAGACTATTCGATATTTCTTTCAATATTGTACAGATGTTAATACAATCTACGTGCGCATAGATGATGACATTTGTTTAATTACAGAAAACGCAATTACAGAGTTAGTAAATTTCCGAATTAAGTATCCAGAATATTTTATTATCTATGCCAATATCTTAAATAATTCAATCTGCTCTTATATTAATCAAAGACGAGGAAGTTTTAAAGATACTCATGGGAAAGTTACCTATGATGTTTTTTGTGATATCGGTTGGAAAAGTGGTAAGTTTGCAGAAAGTATCCACTATCAATTTTTACACGATTATCAACAGGGAAATATTAAACATTATGAATACCCCTTTTGGATATTAAGTGATTTTGAGCGGGTATCTGTTAACTTTATTGCTTGGTTTGGGAAAGATTTTGCAGAGTTCGATGGTATTGTAGAGGGAGTTGATGAGGAAGAATGGTTATCAGTTGATAAACCTAAACAAATAAATCGTTATAACTGTATTTGTGGTACATCTATTGTCAGTCATTTTTCCTATTTTACCCAAAGAGAATATCTGGAAAATCACACTGACGTTTTACAGAGATATAAAAAACTTGCTGATAAATTATTGATGGCAAGCAATTTCTCAACAACCTCAGAACTAATATCTCCTCAAGATTTATCTATCTTGGCAATCCATGATGATATAGATAGTGAAAAACAGATATCTTCTCATACTGATCAACAATTAGCCCCTCAAGAGAGAAAAAAAAGACTTATTATCTTTCAATCAGGGTGGAACTGGGATTTTCTATGGAATCGATTTCAACCCTTAGCACAATCTTTATCTGAATATTGCACAGTAATATATCTGGATGCTGGTTTCGTATCAGCAACGGCAGAATCACAAAAAATTGGAGAACTTATACAGCTATCAAATAGTTTATATCGTTATGTTTGGTATGCACCTGATGGTTATAGTAGTTGTCCTTGGTTCTGGGTATTAAATGATAGAAATACTGCTGAATATCAAACCTTATTATCAGATATATCTCAGTTAGTTAATGGACATGAAGAAGTATGGTTATACAACTGTAGACCAGCTTTAGAAGGACTTTTAGACTTGATTCAATGGGATAATATCATTGTTGATGTTGAAGACCCTTGGTTGTCTTTAGATTGGGGTATTAAAATCCAAGAAACAGGAGTTTTAGACAATTTCTGGAAATCCGCCAATGTCATATTTGCAAATGGCAAAATTATTGCCGAGGAATATCAGCCTTTAGTCAATAAGACTATTCATTCCTTACCAAATGGTGTAGATGACGCATTAGTCAAATCTTTATCAATATCTTTACCCTATCCCAAATTTATTAATACTGATTCACCTCGACATAAAGCCATATTTACAGGGTTTATTAATAATAGAGTCAATTTTGATTTATTACGGGAAGTCGTTATTCATAGTCTTGACTTTGATTTTTATTTTGTTGGGATGGAAAGCATACCTAACAATGATTTAGGGATATGGAATGAGTTAAAATCTCAAGAAAATTTTTATTATATTCCTCCTGTAAATCATGAAGAAATTTCAGGAGTTTTACAAGCTGCTGATGTGTTAATCTTGCCTTATAAAACAACAACATCAGCACAGATGTTCCCCGCAAAAATCTATGAATATTTAGCTGCTCAGAAAATTATTGCTAGTTCCATAGATTTTAGTATACATTCCGAGGAAATTCCCTCTTTAATTACTTATGACTCGGCACAAGCTTTGATTGACATATTAAAATCTGTTGCTTGTCAAGAAATAAGTTTGTCAAATTTACAAAAACAAAAATGTCAACAAATAGCTTTCCAAAATACTTGGAATAAACGTGCTAAAGAGTTACTAAGAATTGCACATCAAGAAAATAGCAATTCTCAAAAAATCACAGAAACAAAAATACATATTTCCTCAATTCCCAAGATTGAACCTGTATTAGAAACCTCACGACCATTTTGGTCAGTAATGATTCCTACCTATAACTGTGCTGAATATTTGAGAGAAACTTTAAAAAGTGTATTAGCACAGGATCCAGGTGCGGAATATATGCAAATTGAGGTGATAGATGATTTCTCTACTAAAGATGATTCAGAAGCTGTTGTGAGAGAAATTGGTGAAGGTAGAGTAACTTTCTATCGTCAGCCACAAAATAGTGGAATTGCAATTAATTTTACTACTTGTATTCAACGGGCAAAAGGTCAGTGGGTGCATATTTTGCATGGTGATGATATGGTCGCACCAGGATTTTATCGTCAGATGCAAGCATCTTTGGAAAAGCAAGAAACAGTGGGTGCAGCATTTTGTCGGCAGATTTTTGTGGACGAGAATACCCAATGGCAAGGTTTATCCTATTTAGAACAATTAAATCCTGGTATTCTTACTAATTTTATTGAACGTTTAGCAATTGCTCAAAGAATTGAGACTCCATCGATAGTTGTCAGACGGGATGTTTATGAAAAATTAGGAGGCTTTCATTTAGAACTATCCCATGCAGCAGATTGGGAAATGTGGAAACGAATTGCGACTTATTATCCTGTGTGGTATGAACCACAACCGCTAGTTTATTATCGGAGACATGGTGCTTCGGATACTTCTCGGTTACTGACAACTGGTGCAAATGTTGTTGATAAGCGTAAATCTATTGAGATTACAGAACGTTATTTACCAAGATATTTAGCCAAGACATTATCCGATCAAGCAAGAAGAGTTTCGGCGATCGCCGCGATTCAGACAGCAAAACATATGTTGTTTAGAGAAGATAAAAATGCCGCGATCGCGCAAATTTACCAGGGGCTACAATGTAGTGAGCATCCTAATGTAATTAGCTCGACTATAAATCTGATTAATTCCAGAAAAGAATTATTGCAGGATTTAATTAATTTGGCGGCAGAAAATCTTGGAAATACAACTAGTGAATCTGCCATTATCAAAATTCAGGAGTATTTTAATAATCCAATTACTTCTGAAGAAGCGATTACTACAAATATCATTATTGATGGTGTTGCTTTCCAGGTTTTAGAACCTTCAGGAATTAGCCGTGTGTGGACAAGTTTATTGGAAGCATGGGTAGAAAGTGGATTTGCTCAACATCTGATGGTTCTAAACCGAGGAGGAACAGCACCTATTATTTCTGGAATTAGGTATATTGATTTCCCAGCATATAGCTATGGAAATATTGAGGATGATAGAAACTTAATTCAAGAAGTCTGTGATAAAGTGGGCGCAGAAATTTTTATTTCCACCTATCATACCACAACAGTTTCTACACCTACTGTTTTCCTTGCCCATGATATGATTCCTGAAGCTATGGGCTGGAATTTAGCTGCTCCTATGTGGCGTGAAAAACATCGTAGCATTCTTGCTGCTAATGCTTATATAGCAGTTTCGGAAAATACAGCTAATGATTTAGTAAAATTTTTCCCACGAATTCCGAGAGAATCGGTGACAGTTGCAAAAAATGGGGTGAATCATCAAATCTTTACTCCTAGCAGTGTAGAAGAAATTAGCAAGTTTCAGAAAACCTATGGGATTAGGAAACCCTATTTTCTGTTAGTAGGAATTGATGATGAACGCAAAAATCGTAATTTATTCTTCCAAGCATTTTCTCAACTCGTAAATAAAGATGGATTTGAGATTGTAATTACAGGAAGTAATAGTTTAATTGATGCAGAAATTAGGCAATATACTCTAGGGACAACAATCCATAATTTGTATCTAGATGATGAAGAGTTAGTGACAGCATATGGAGGGGCGATCGCTCTTGTTTATCCTTCTAAATATGAAGGCTTTGGTTTGCCAATTATTGAAGCTATGGCTTGTGGTTGTCCAGTAATTACCTGTCCCCATAGCGCAATCTTAGAAGTCGGCGCAGATGCAGCAATTTATGTTAATCCTCAGGATATAAATGGGTTAGCAGATGCACTCATGGAAGTGCAAAAACCGAGCATTAGAAAAAGATTAATCGCTGCTGGTTTGAATCAATCTGCAAAATTTTCTTGGTTAAATATGGCTGATATCATTAGTCAGAAACTTCTAGATATGACTCTGCCAAAATTAAATTTGAAAACAAAGAATTTCATTATCTTTCCAGATTGGCAACAATCCGAAGAAATAATTGGAGAGGAATTACAGGGAGTTATCCGGGCGATCGCCACTAATCCAGACAGTGAGAATATCACACTTTTAATTGAAACAAGTCAAATTCCCCCAGAAGATGCAGAGCTTTTTATATCGAGTGTGACTATGGGTTTACTCATGGAAGAAGATATTGATATCAGCGAAGGTTTGGGTATCTCTCTAGTAGATAACCTGAGTGAAAATCAATGGGAAAGTTTACTCACTCAAATTCAAGGGAGAATAGCTTTAATCCATGAAGATAAGGAAAAAATGATTCAAGTTAGGGCTGATAATTTAGTCAATTTCGCTTTGGATAATTTAGAAAATATTTCTGATAATATCTTCTTGAATTTGCCATTTCCGGCTCAATAA
- a CDS encoding DNA polymerase beta superfamily protein, which yields MKRILVESRSILIGLAGSHGYGLNRPESDYDYRGIFIAPKEYYLGFDNIEQKDSGWDEPGIFQFLDGNKDTVIYELKKIIHLLSGANPNVLELLWLGNYPVLTAEGKYLIEQRQLFFSKKVKHTYSGYAFAQIKKMETHRKWLLHPPEKKPLPSDFGIGEETVLSKEELNAFLEYLYNLIRGKIEFLAEEEKLYQLLTGDIDFKGILKQYTLPDNTLEYTQQLTHGRKDFIRLLQKSQSYQGALREWKAFVAWQENRNPVRAEMERKSGFDLKHGMHCIRLLRSGVEILQTGELIVDRRVAGDADDLRAILRGEYSYEEVMAMAENLMQEMEQVYRNSTLPEKPDLARINDLCIELVEMRGWN from the coding sequence ATGAAAAGAATTTTAGTTGAGAGCAGAAGTATTTTAATTGGTTTAGCTGGTAGTCATGGTTACGGTTTAAACCGTCCCGAATCTGATTATGATTATCGAGGTATTTTTATTGCGCCGAAAGAATATTATTTAGGTTTTGATAATATTGAGCAGAAAGACAGTGGTTGGGATGAACCAGGAATCTTTCAGTTTTTGGATGGGAATAAAGATACGGTAATTTACGAATTAAAAAAAATTATTCACTTGCTATCTGGAGCAAATCCTAACGTTTTAGAACTGCTTTGGTTGGGGAATTATCCAGTTTTGACGGCAGAAGGGAAATATTTAATTGAGCAGAGGCAATTATTTTTTAGTAAAAAAGTTAAGCATACCTATTCGGGTTATGCTTTTGCTCAAATTAAGAAAATGGAAACCCATCGCAAGTGGTTATTGCATCCTCCTGAGAAAAAGCCATTACCCTCGGATTTTGGGATTGGGGAAGAAACAGTTTTAAGTAAAGAAGAATTAAATGCTTTTTTGGAGTATTTATATAACTTAATTCGCGGCAAAATTGAATTTTTAGCAGAAGAAGAAAAACTGTACCAGTTATTAACTGGAGATATTGATTTTAAAGGAATTTTGAAGCAGTATACTTTACCTGACAACACTCTGGAGTACACACAACAACTTACCCATGGACGCAAAGACTTTATCCGCTTGCTGCAAAAAAGTCAAAGTTACCAAGGTGCATTGCGAGAGTGGAAAGCATTTGTTGCTTGGCAGGAAAATCGTAATCCAGTCAGAGCGGAAATGGAAAGAAAGTCAGGGTTTGACTTAAAGCATGGGATGCACTGCATTCGTTTATTACGCAGTGGCGTGGAAATTTTGCAGACTGGAGAGCTAATTGTTGATAGAAGGGTTGCAGGAGACGCGGATGATTTGCGGGCAATTCTTCGGGGTGAATATTCCTATGAGGAAGTGATGGCAATGGCAGAGAATTTGATGCAGGAAATGGAGCAGGTATATAGGAATTCAACCTTACCAGAGAAGCCAGATTTAGCTCGGATTAATGATTTATGTATTGAGTTGGTGGAAATGCGAGGGTGGAATTAG
- a CDS encoding tetratricopeptide repeat protein yields the protein MDYQKFITELPNFYDNWRKETVSLKSRRFQNFLEIFPDTTTENIMQLLNFAVECLDEEEIYCQVGGLTGANLFAALSEHPHGLAYLVDDFSCREENQEIINKLNYNLANFDLENQVVIANQSVAEFFSELRQFHSEEKIGIYFYQGEDNYRSQFLGLQLAQNFLADKAVIIINNANYIGVQQAIWDFMTVNPQCEKLLSLLTPAENHPSFDNGIEILSWDITKENNYTISEINKYNQDNFISALVEKEREFNQQRKAFFQLRREAILLHGYECFEEAEKKYLELLDVDAKQAGLWLNLGTLYYQTHRYQEAINALAKAIDLEPSQAVHYYTIGVVLEKAGAHSHAIEAYQRAIAIEPEAVDPYNNLGNIFLEAGDLDQAESVYRQAIAVNPKHFGSYLNLGNVLMERQEIDAAVEIYEQALCLKPRNPDILYNLGVALEAKNDPAESASYYGYAHYRKNEFQEALNYFQEFTKFKQGDEHFYIALAQCYQGLNQVDLAISAYQEGLKIYPKSKDLYIFFGTTLQDVGKPEAAIQLMDEAVQVMPDVVTFKLERQRILPILYEQVADIADYRQRFAQGLADLVSSSALDTPEARKNALFGISFRTNFYLQYQCQNDIELQQLYGNFVHQVMAANYPEWAKPLPIKSLQPGEKIRVGYASYYLRNHNGARWALGWINHHDRQDIEIYCYHTAPEMDQITQQFKLSSNVFHHIPNDLEAVCEQIIQDKLHILIFPDIGMAPITTQMAGLRLAPVQCTAWGHPITSGLPTIDYYISGDLMEPENAQEHYSEQLIRLPNIGLCYPKPVVPQLTSTRADFNLREDAIVYLSCQSLFKYLPQYDDIYPAIATKVPTAQFAFLAHKSVHITEQFRQRLQRAFAKYGLDSETYCVIAPRQNTKGYLTLNLLSDVYLDTFGWSGGNSTLEAIACNLPIVTCPGEYMRGMHSYAILKILGVTDTIAYSQEEYVDIAVKLGSNPELRQEIIQRMTERHDYLYSDKSCVTALDNFFRQVTGKK from the coding sequence ATGGACTACCAAAAATTTATTACCGAGTTGCCAAATTTCTATGATAATTGGCGCAAAGAAACTGTCTCTCTTAAGTCTCGACGCTTTCAAAACTTTCTCGAAATATTCCCCGATACTACTACGGAGAATATTATGCAACTCCTCAATTTTGCAGTTGAGTGTCTAGATGAGGAAGAAATATATTGTCAAGTTGGCGGATTAACCGGGGCTAATTTATTTGCTGCATTATCTGAGCATCCCCACGGGTTAGCATATTTAGTTGATGATTTTAGTTGTCGAGAAGAGAACCAGGAAATTATTAATAAGCTGAATTACAATCTTGCAAATTTTGATTTAGAAAATCAAGTTGTGATTGCTAATCAAAGTGTGGCTGAGTTTTTCTCAGAATTACGGCAATTTCACAGTGAAGAGAAGATAGGTATATATTTTTATCAAGGTGAAGATAACTATCGCAGTCAATTTTTAGGACTCCAATTAGCACAAAATTTTTTAGCAGATAAGGCTGTGATAATTATCAATAATGCTAATTATATTGGTGTGCAGCAAGCAATTTGGGATTTTATGACTGTAAATCCCCAATGTGAAAAACTTCTGAGTTTGTTAACTCCCGCAGAGAACCATCCTTCTTTTGATAATGGCATAGAAATTCTCAGTTGGGATATCACCAAGGAAAATAACTATACCATATCGGAAATAAATAAATATAATCAAGATAATTTTATTTCTGCCTTAGTTGAAAAAGAACGGGAATTTAATCAACAAAGAAAGGCTTTTTTCCAACTCAGAAGAGAAGCGATACTTTTACATGGCTATGAATGTTTTGAGGAAGCAGAAAAGAAATATCTAGAATTACTAGATGTTGATGCTAAACAAGCAGGTCTATGGTTAAATTTAGGAACATTATATTATCAAACTCACCGCTATCAAGAGGCAATTAATGCTTTAGCAAAAGCAATCGACTTAGAGCCATCCCAGGCAGTACATTATTATACAATTGGTGTTGTACTAGAAAAAGCTGGTGCCCATAGTCATGCGATTGAAGCTTATCAAAGAGCGATCGCCATTGAACCAGAGGCTGTAGACCCGTACAATAATCTGGGAAATATTTTTCTGGAAGCTGGAGATTTAGATCAAGCAGAATCAGTCTATCGTCAGGCAATTGCCGTTAACCCTAAGCATTTTGGTAGCTATTTAAACCTCGGAAATGTCTTAATGGAGAGGCAAGAAATTGATGCAGCAGTGGAAATTTATGAACAAGCTTTATGTTTAAAACCCCGCAATCCAGATATTTTATATAATTTAGGGGTTGCCCTAGAAGCGAAAAATGACCCCGCAGAATCTGCTTCCTATTACGGTTACGCTCATTACCGAAAAAATGAGTTCCAAGAAGCACTAAACTACTTTCAAGAATTTACTAAGTTTAAGCAAGGTGACGAACATTTTTATATTGCTTTAGCTCAATGCTATCAAGGATTAAATCAAGTTGATTTAGCAATATCAGCCTATCAAGAAGGGCTAAAAATTTATCCAAAATCAAAAGATTTATATATTTTCTTTGGCACAACTCTACAGGATGTAGGTAAACCAGAAGCTGCCATTCAATTAATGGATGAAGCTGTGCAAGTCATGCCAGATGTTGTGACTTTCAAGTTAGAAAGACAAAGAATATTACCAATCTTATATGAGCAAGTTGCTGATATTGCTGATTATAGACAGCGTTTTGCCCAGGGATTAGCCGATTTAGTGAGTAGTTCCGCCTTAGATACACCAGAAGCGAGAAAAAACGCCTTATTTGGTATAAGTTTTCGGACTAATTTTTATTTACAATATCAATGCCAAAATGATATTGAATTGCAGCAGCTTTATGGAAATTTTGTGCATCAAGTCATGGCTGCTAACTATCCAGAATGGGCAAAACCCTTACCTATTAAATCTTTACAGCCTGGGGAAAAAATTCGAGTTGGTTATGCATCCTATTATTTAAGAAATCACAATGGAGCCAGATGGGCATTAGGATGGATTAATCATCATGATAGACAGGATATAGAAATTTATTGTTATCATACTGCTCCAGAGATGGACCAAATAACTCAACAGTTTAAACTGAGTAGTAATGTTTTCCATCATATTCCCAATGATTTAGAAGCAGTTTGTGAACAGATAATTCAGGATAAACTACATATTTTAATCTTTCCTGATATTGGTATGGCTCCTATCACTACACAAATGGCAGGTTTACGACTTGCTCCCGTACAATGTACAGCTTGGGGACATCCTATAACTTCCGGATTACCAACAATTGATTATTATATTTCTGGGGATTTGATGGAACCAGAAAATGCTCAGGAACATTATTCAGAGCAGTTAATTCGATTACCAAATATTGGACTTTGTTATCCCAAACCAGTAGTTCCCCAACTGACATCAACAAGGGCAGATTTTAATTTAAGGGAAGATGCCATCGTTTATTTATCTTGCCAATCTTTGTTCAAATATCTGCCCCAGTATGATGATATTTATCCCGCGATCGCCACAAAAGTACCCACTGCGCAATTTGCTTTTCTTGCTCACAAAAGTGTTCACATCACCGAACAATTTCGCCAACGCTTACAACGCGCTTTCGCTAAATATGGTTTAGATAGTGAAACCTATTGCGTCATTGCTCCTCGACAAAACACTAAAGGTTATTTGACTCTGAATCTGCTTTCTGATGTCTATTTAGATACCTTCGGTTGGTCTGGTGGTAATTCGACTTTAGAGGCGATCGCCTGTAATTTACCCATTGTCACCTGCCCTGGGGAATATATGCGGGGAATGCACTCCTACGCTATTTTGAAAATCTTGGGAGTCACAGACACTATTGCCTACAGTCAGGAAGAATACGTAGATATTGCTGTAAAATTAGGCTCAAATCCAGAACTGAGACAGGAAATTATTCAGCGTATGACAGAACGCCATGATTATCTTTACTCAGATAAAAGTTGTGTAACTGCCCTTGATAACTTCTTCCGTCAGGTGACAGGGAAAAAATAA
- the bchI gene encoding magnesium chelatase ATPase subunit I — protein MTSTAKAATARRVVFPFTAIVGQEEMKLALLLNVIDPKIGGVMIMGDRGTGKSTTIRALADLLPEIPVVANDPFNSHPSDPELMSDEVRTAFLNGENIPLAQQKVQMVDLPLGATEDRVCGTIDIEKALSEGVKAFEPGLLAKANRGILYVDEVNLLDDHLVDVLLDSAASGWNTVEREGISIRHPARFVLVGSGNPEEGELRPQLLDRFGMHAEIHTVKEPPLRVQIVEQRSEFDQNPHAFLEQYQSKQEELQQTIINAQQLLPSVTLDYDLRVKISEVCSEMDVDGLRGDIVTNRAAKAIAAFEGRTEVTIDDIRRVITLCLRHRLRKDPLESIDSGYKVEKAFARVFGVELSEDSAAANGTGQKATAGR, from the coding sequence GTGACTTCTACAGCTAAAGCCGCGACTGCGCGTCGTGTAGTTTTTCCCTTTACAGCAATCGTCGGTCAGGAAGAAATGAAACTGGCTTTGCTATTGAACGTGATTGACCCAAAAATTGGTGGTGTCATGATTATGGGCGATCGCGGTACTGGCAAATCTACCACAATTCGCGCCTTGGCTGACCTCCTACCAGAAATTCCTGTGGTGGCAAATGACCCCTTCAATAGTCACCCCAGTGATCCAGAATTGATGAGTGATGAGGTGCGTACAGCTTTTCTGAATGGGGAAAATATTCCCCTAGCTCAACAGAAAGTTCAGATGGTTGATTTACCCCTAGGGGCTACGGAAGACCGGGTTTGCGGTACTATCGACATTGAAAAAGCCCTATCTGAAGGTGTAAAAGCTTTTGAACCAGGTTTGTTGGCAAAGGCAAATCGTGGCATTCTTTACGTAGATGAAGTCAATCTCCTTGATGATCACCTAGTTGACGTTCTTCTCGATTCTGCCGCTAGTGGTTGGAACACCGTAGAACGGGAAGGTATTTCTATCCGTCACCCTGCAAGATTTGTCCTTGTCGGTTCTGGTAACCCGGAGGAAGGAGAATTACGTCCCCAGTTGCTGGATCGGTTTGGAATGCACGCAGAAATTCACACTGTCAAAGAACCCCCCCTACGGGTACAAATTGTGGAGCAGCGTTCGGAATTTGACCAAAATCCCCATGCTTTCCTAGAGCAGTATCAAAGTAAACAGGAAGAACTGCAACAAACCATCATCAACGCTCAACAACTTTTACCCTCCGTCACCCTCGACTACGATCTCCGGGTAAAAATCTCGGAAGTCTGTTCGGAAATGGATGTAGACGGATTACGCGGTGATATTGTCACCAACCGAGCGGCTAAGGCGATCGCCGCTTTTGAAGGACGTACAGAAGTTACCATTGATGATATTCGTCGTGTTATCACCCTATGTCTGCGTCATCGACTGCGTAAGGATCCACTAGAATCCATCGATTCTGGTTACAAAGTCGAAAAAGCTTTTGCCAGAGTCTTTGGTGTGGAACTTTCAGAAGACTCCGCAGCTGCCAATGGTACCGGACAAAAAGCTACAGCTGGTAGGTAA
- the atpC gene encoding ATP synthase F1 subunit epsilon, which produces MTLTVRVISPGKTIWDAAAEEVVLPSTTGQLGILTGHAPLLSALDAGVMRVRAGKNEKWVAIALMGGFAEVEENEVTILVNAAERGDSINLEEARTEFNQAQTKLNQVAPGDRQAQIQATQAFKRARARFQAAGGMV; this is translated from the coding sequence ATGACTTTAACCGTTCGTGTAATTTCTCCAGGTAAAACCATCTGGGATGCCGCAGCTGAGGAAGTCGTTCTGCCTAGCACGACCGGTCAACTGGGTATCTTAACTGGTCACGCTCCCCTATTGAGCGCCTTGGATGCAGGCGTGATGCGCGTGCGTGCAGGTAAAAATGAAAAGTGGGTGGCGATCGCCCTCATGGGTGGTTTTGCGGAAGTTGAAGAGAATGAAGTCACAATTCTCGTGAATGCGGCTGAAAGAGGTGACTCTATCAATCTCGAAGAAGCTCGCACTGAGTTCAACCAAGCTCAAACCAAGCTCAACCAGGTAGCCCCTGGGGACAGACAGGCTCAAATTCAAGCGACCCAAGCATTTAAGCGTGCCCGCGCTCGTTTTCAAGCTGCTGGCGGTATGGTATAA